A window of Chlorobium phaeobacteroides DSM 266 genomic DNA:
GACCATGAATTTCTGTCGCAAGTCACTGCGAGGACGACATTATGTCCTCAAAACATAATTATCTGATAATAATCATCCGATAAATATTCGATAATCGTGATTAGAGCTTTTTTAACGCCTCAACCAGCCACTCAAACCCGATCTTCTCCTGCTCCAGCCGAATTCGACTGCCCAGTTCATTTCGTCGTAACTGATCATAAAGCGCACCCTCTTGAGCGGTCAGGCGCGTGAGCGTACCGGTTTCGGGAGATGGTTCAGCGCCCCAAAGCGGTTGGTGCTCCATCAGCGTCTCATGGTCCATCAGAAGAGAGGCGGCCTGCGGAAAGAATCTCCGTAACTGGTTGAGGATTGCCATACCGTGGGTATCGATGTCTCCCCAGTAGTGGATAACACGGTCACGCATCCACTCGACTGAAGCCATGTTCTCAAAACCATACCCTGCTCCGAAAATCACCATTGCCTCGGGAACCTCAGGGAAGGCCAGGAAATTGATTTCGTTTTCGGTGATGAAGATTTTTGTAACGGGGATTTCAAGTCGGGCAAACGTTGCCTGCGTCAGGGTGATATCCTGATCGGTATTCGTCGGGAGAAGCGCCAGTTTCGGGTCGAGGATTCGGAATCGCACCCGGAGGGGTTTGTCCCTAAAGCCGTAACGGAGAGAGAACCCTCCGGCTCCTGTAACCGTTGCGTCAATCTCCTCCGGTGGAAGGAGGAGGTCGAAGAGCTCCCCAAGTACGCCCCGGTGCCCTTCGATGAACTTGCTGTGCACGCCGGACAGGTCGATCTGGCGCAGGTAGATATCCGGGTGGGGATGTTTGAGACGCCAGGCGACAATTTCGAGAATATGCGACCACTCTTCGGCCAGTTCGAGGGCTCGCAGGGGGCGTTTTGCGAGCCAGGGTAGAAGTGCGGGTTGCCAGTCGCGGGTGAGCGTGACCATGGCGGCAAATTGCCGGGCTTCTCGCTGTTTGCCAATAAGCCCGAGGGCGTCGTCGAGTGAATCGATCCAGATTTCCGCCGGAAGTTCATTGGCTCCCAGAATGCGGTGATTGACCGTGCGCCATACAATCCGGTACTGTTTGGCAGCACCGGAAAGTCGCATAATCCAGTCGCGTACTTCGGCAAAAGAGTTGCTTAACTCTCTGGAGTCGGGCCCTTTCAGCGTCAGGCGACGGGGGAAAAGTTCTTCGCCGTTGGTCAGAGCGGAGAGGATGAGGCCCCGATCCCAGAGTTTCTGAACCTGGGCCTTGAGTTCGGCAGGGGTTGTCCAGTTCATTCTGCCGCCTTCTCTTTTTCGGCGCGATACTCTTCGATGGTGAGGTTGCGCAATACCGAGCAGCGCCCTTCCTGATTGTGCACAAAGCCTACGCTGGAGACGAAGGGTTCGATGATATGGATTTTCTGTAAAGGGGTGACGATAAGGAGTTGCAGGTTAAGCTGGGCGAAGAGTTGCAGGCCGTACTGCGCCGATTCGTCGGAACCGCGTCCGAAGGCTTCGTCAATGACAACGAAGCGGAACGAACGGGAGCGTACGGCGCCCCACTCCAAACCGAATTGATAGGCAAGACTGGCGGCAAGCACCGTGTAGGCGAGCTTCTCTTTCTGTCCTCCGGATTTCCCCCCCGAGTCGGCGTAGTGCTCGTGTTCGCTGTCATCTTCACGCCACCGTTCGCTGGCGGCAAAAACGAACCAGTTGCGTACGTCGGTGACTTTGGCTGTCCAGCGCCGATCGAGGTCGGCATAGGCTTCACGACCACGGAAGCGATCGATGATTCGCCGCACCTGGAGGAATTTGGCTTCGGAGTACTGGGCGTCGTCCGAACCGGTAAGAGAACCTTCGGTGCAGGCTCGCAGCTCCGACTGAAAATCACGGATATCGGCGTCGAGGTTCAGTTGTGCTTCGAGGGTGATGTATCGACCCGCATTGAAGTCGATTTGCGTGAGCGATTCATTGAGCCGGGTAATGCGTTCCTTGATGGTCTCCCGTTCGCGGGCCAGTTGCGACTGAAAATTGGCGACTTCGCGGATAGTGTTTTCGTTGAGCAGCTCCTTGAACCGCCCCTCGAAGCGAGGCAGATCGTCGGCCCGAAGTTGTTCAAACATTGAGCGATATTCCGAGCCGGCGGCAATGTTGACATCGACTTCGCGAGTCTCAAGTTTCCACTCTTCCTTGTATTCGGTCATCGCCTTGATGATCTTTTGGCTGAGTCGGGAAATTTTCCCGTTTTCGGCGTCGATTTTTGTCTGCAACCAGTCGCGCATCTCTCTTTCGCGATTGTCGCACGACTCGATCGTCACCGACTGGTCGCCGAAAGCGTCACTGCGCATCTGCCGGAGCGCGGCGAATCGGGAAGCGGATTCGGCTCCCGCTTCAGAAAGCAGCGTATGCGTCTGCTGCTGTAACTCCTTGATGACAGTGATTTTCTGTTCGATTTTCGACCGTTTGTCTTTTCTGTCGTCAAGTAGCCGCTCCGTTTCCCGCATCTCTTCTTCGAGGGCGGCAAGTTGCGAAGCAAGGGTTTGCAGAAAATTCGAGGTCGCTTCAAGATCGCGTTTTTCAGTTTCAAGCCTGGCTATGGCCATGGCCACCGGCTGCCAGTCGAGATCGCGAAAATCGGAATACTCGTCGAGCTTTGAGAGAATGGTCAGGCGCTCCTTGAGTTTTGTTTGCTCTTGCTGGAGCGTGCTTATGCGACCTGCAAGTTCGGCAAGATCTCTTTTTTGCCGCCCGGCCTTCTCTTCCAATGTCGCGATTTTGGCGGCATTGCTCCATCCGAGCACGTAGCGGCTGCGATCGTCAAGCCGATGGCGATCGTCTTTTTCGTGGCGTTCACCCGGTGACTTGATCTGGCCGCCGAGGGTGAGAGCTTTTTTCTCCCTTCGAAACTCTTCCTGATTCATGCAGCAAACCAGATCAAAACGATGGGCGACCTCCCTTTCCAGCCAGTCAAACCAGGGGGAATCCGCTTTGATGGCGAGCTTGCGCGCCAGCGAGGCCGGATGATCCGGCAACT
This region includes:
- a CDS encoding ATP-binding protein; this encodes MSDVIEMGFVADDRLAGFRLQRLEVFNWGTFDGRVWTLKLGGKNGLLTGDIGSGKSTLVDAVTTLLVPGQRIAYNKAAGADNRERTLRSYVLGYFKSERQESLGGGAKPVALRESNSYSVILGVFHNEGYDKTVTLAQIFWMKDASQPARLYAVCERDLSIAADFSAFGTEISTLRKRLRGSGIELFESFPPYGAWFRRRFGIDNEQALDLFHQTVSLKSVGNLTDFVRLHMLEPFNVEPRIAALIHHFEDLNRAHEAVLKAKRQIEMLAPLVDDCDHHQTLVRTTEELRASRDSLRHWFASLKLELLEKRLVSLDEELSRHHIAIERLDTERRSQQGRDRELRRTIAENGGDRIESISAEIRQKQEELERRNQKAARYEELARLLGEHPAATAEEFHSQQAGHSAMRDATAEVEAQVQNNLNEAGVLFTQGRHEHEQLTEEIKGLKARMSNIDEKQVAMRRSLCEALNLSEKEMPFAGELLQVREQEQLWEGAIERLLRNFGLSLLVSDHHYPKVAEWVEQTNLKGRLVYFRVRQHSRSEQLPDHPASLARKLAIKADSPWFDWLEREVAHRFDLVCCMNQEEFRREKKALTLGGQIKSPGERHEKDDRHRLDDRSRYVLGWSNAAKIATLEEKAGRQKRDLAELAGRISTLQQEQTKLKERLTILSKLDEYSDFRDLDWQPVAMAIARLETEKRDLEATSNFLQTLASQLAALEEEMRETERLLDDRKDKRSKIEQKITVIKELQQQTHTLLSEAGAESASRFAALRQMRSDAFGDQSVTIESCDNREREMRDWLQTKIDAENGKISRLSQKIIKAMTEYKEEWKLETREVDVNIAAGSEYRSMFEQLRADDLPRFEGRFKELLNENTIREVANFQSQLARERETIKERITRLNESLTQIDFNAGRYITLEAQLNLDADIRDFQSELRACTEGSLTGSDDAQYSEAKFLQVRRIIDRFRGREAYADLDRRWTAKVTDVRNWFVFAASERWREDDSEHEHYADSGGKSGGQKEKLAYTVLAASLAYQFGLEWGAVRSRSFRFVVIDEAFGRGSDESAQYGLQLFAQLNLQLLIVTPLQKIHIIEPFVSSVGFVHNQEGRCSVLRNLTIEEYRAEKEKAAE
- a CDS encoding Wadjet anti-phage system protein JetD domain-containing protein, producing the protein MNWTTPAELKAQVQKLWDRGLILSALTNGEELFPRRLTLKGPDSRELSNSFAEVRDWIMRLSGAAKQYRIVWRTVNHRILGANELPAEIWIDSLDDALGLIGKQREARQFAAMVTLTRDWQPALLPWLAKRPLRALELAEEWSHILEIVAWRLKHPHPDIYLRQIDLSGVHSKFIEGHRGVLGELFDLLLPPEEIDATVTGAGGFSLRYGFRDKPLRVRFRILDPKLALLPTNTDQDITLTQATFARLEIPVTKIFITENEINFLAFPEVPEAMVIFGAGYGFENMASVEWMRDRVIHYWGDIDTHGMAILNQLRRFFPQAASLLMDHETLMEHQPLWGAEPSPETGTLTRLTAQEGALYDQLRRNELGSRIRLEQEKIGFEWLVEALKKL